DNA sequence from the Acidobacteriota bacterium genome:
ACGTAAACGGCAGGGCGATGCTCTTTGCGATCTGGCGAAACTTCATCAAGCGCATGACAGAGCGAAGGCCCGAGCTGATCTCGCCGGCGATGCGGGTCGGGCTGACGTCATCGCTCTGGACCTGGCAAGATTTCCTCGCCAAGCGGCTGTTTGCCGGAAGGATCTCGGGCTAGCCGCTTTCGGCGACGAGCTCGGCGCAGATCTGGCACGACGGTGTCCGCGAGAGTCGACACTCGAGCCCATCGACATCCAGATCCCGAAACAAGACTGCGACACGCGTCGCGTAGTCTCGTGACTACAACATTCTTCGGGTCACGTTGTGCTGAGGTTACTGCAGGTCCCGCTCTTCCAGGTCGTCCTCATCCAGTCCCAGGTAGTGACCCAGTTCGTGGTACAGCGTGCGTGCAATCTCCTCGCCCAGTTGCGCCCGTTCCGTGAAGCAACGTTCGAGGTTGCGCTTGAAGATCAGGATTCGTGCGGGGGCGTGACCGGGGCCCATCGACGAGTTGCTTTCCGATCGAGGGACACCGACGAACAGACCCAGTAGTTCCGGGTCCAGCGTGCCGTCGTCCGCTTGCAGGGCCTCGTCGTCGGGGAGCGGTTCGACGCTGACCACGACCTCGTCCAGCGCGCCACGCACCGACTCCGGCAACGCCGTCATCGCTAACTCCAGTATCGTCTCGAACTCGGCCGCTTCCAGACGGACGGGCAGCGGATAGCCCTGAGGATCCAGACGGTGAGCCTCGGCGAAGGCGTCGTCGGCCGCGTTCAGATCGCCGCCTCGCTCCAGCAACAGTCCCGACACCATGTGTCCGTCGGGATTGTGCCCGTCCTGTTCCAGGACTTGAATACACTGAGTTTGCGACTCTTCGAAGCGACACGACGCAAACAACGCGTGGGCCAGGTTGGCCCGAAACTCCGTGTCTTCCTCGTCCAGTTCGACGGCCCGCCGGAGATGCTCGACGGCCTCGGCCGCCGCACCCAGTTCAATATGGGCGATACCGGCGAGGAACCGCAGAACCGGATCGTCGGCACCGGCACCGGACAACGCGATTTCCGCCAGTCGGATGGCGGCCTCGGGTTGCTCACGATCCAGTGCTTCGTAGATCGCCGTGACCACCTGTAAATCCGGGTCGGGTGTTTGTTCCATTCCGGCATTCTATAGCCGGAGGTGGTATCGTCGCCCCTCTCGCCACCGGGAGCCGTAGCTTCCGGTTTTTCTGTCCAGAGGATCCACCCATGAGCCAGGAACGACGCCAGGATATCCGTAACCTTGCGATCATCGCCCACGTCGATCACGGGAAGACGACACTTGTCGACGCGATGCTCTGGCAGAGCGGCATCTTCCGCGAGAATCAAGAAGTCGCCGAACGCGTGATGGACTCCGGCGACCTGGAACGGGAGAAGGGCATCACGATCATGGCCAAGAACACGGCCATCGTCTATCGCGAGACCAAGATCAACATCGTCGACACACCGGGGCATGCCGACTTCGGTGGTGAGGTCGAGCGAACCCTGAAGATGGTCGACGGTGTCATGCTTCTCGTGGATGCCAGCGAGGGACCACTTCCGCAGACACGCTTCGTGCTGCGCAAGGCGTTCGAGGCCGGCCTGACGCCGATCGTCGTCATCAACAAGATCGATCGCAAGGATGCGCGCTCCGATGAGGTCTTGAACGAGGTCTACGACCTGTTCATCGATCTCGACGCCACGGAAGAGCAGCTGGAGTTCCCGGTGCTCTACACCGACGCGCGGAAGGGGATCTGTCGCGTCACGGCCGACGGCGAGGACCAGACGCTGGTACCGCTGCTGGAGCAGATTCTCAAGACGACTCCGCCACCGATCTACGACCCCGAGGAGGTGACCCAGTTCCTCCTCACCATGCTGGACTACGACGACTACCTGGGTCGGCTGGCACTTGGCCGCCTATTCAACGGCAAACTCCGCAAGGGGATGCAGGTCGCGCACTGTCGCGTCGACGGGACGATCGAGACCCGTCGTCTGACCAGTCTGTTCGGCTTCGACGGGCTGCGTCGGGTCGAGATCGAGGAGGCCGGCCCCGGTGACCTGGTGCAGGTCGCCGGTCTCGAGGGTGCCAACATCGGCGAGACCCTCTCGGACCCCGACAACCCCAAGCCGCTGCCGCCGATCAAGGTCGAGGAGCCGACCCTGGCGATGGTGCTGGCCGTCAACGATTCGCCCACGGCCGGTCTGGAAGGCAAACATGTCACCAGCCGCAAACTCCGCGAACGCCTGTTCAAGGAGATCCTGATCAACGTCTCGATCCGTGTCGAGGAGACCGACTCTCCCGATGCGTTCCGGCTCTCCGGTCGTGGAGAGCTGCAACTTGCGATCCTCGTCGAGATGATGCGTCGCGAGGGCTACGAGTTGACCGTCGGCAAGCCCGAGATCCTCACCCATGAGGAAGACGGCAAGACGATGGAGCCGATGGAGTTGATGGTCGTCGACTGCCCGGAAGAGCACATCGGTGTGGTCACCGAGAAGCTCGGTACCCGCAAGGGGCGCATGACCAAGATGGTCAATCACGGCAGCGGTCGTGTGCGGATGGAGTTTCGGGTTCCGGCCCGCGGCCTGCTGGGCTTCCGCACGGAGTTCCTCAGCGATACCAAGGGCTCGGGCATCATGAATCACATCTTCGACGGCTACGACGTCTGGCAGGGCAACATCCCGCATCGCATGACCGGCGCCCTCGTCGCCGACCGTCCCGGTCGAGTGACGGCCTATGCGGTCGAGCATCTCCAGTCTCGCGGCACGATCTTCGTGGCGCCCGGTGACTCGGTCTACGAAGGGATGATCGTCGGTGAGAACTCGCGACCGGATGACCTGGACGTCAACATCATCAAGGAAAAGAAGCTGACCAACATGCGGGCGTCCTCGTCCGACGCGACGATGCGACTGATCCCGCCGAAGACCATGAGTCTCGAGCAGACGCTCGAGTTCATCAAGGACGACGAGCTGGTGGAGGTCACTCCCAAGGCGTTCCGGCTGCGCAAGAAGATCCTCCGGGCCAACGCACGGCAGCGTAAGTCGTGAGCGGGTCGCTCGAGGTCCTCTGTCACACCGTCGGGCCGTTCGTGGAGAACTGTTACCTGATGGTCGGGCCGTCGGGGAAGAAGGCGGCCATCGTCGATCCCGGCGTGGAGACAGAGTTCCTGGCCGACGAACTGGATCGACGTGGGTTGGAGCTGGAGTGGATCATCAACACCCACGCCCACCTCGACCACGTCGCCTGCAATCACTTCTTCAAGGAGCGCACGAACGCGCCGATCATTCTGCATCGGGACGATCTGCCACTCCTCAAGGAGCTGCCGCGTCAGGGCGAGATGTTCGGGATTCAGGTGAAACCCTCTCCGGCCCCCGACGCCTGGTTCGAGGAGGGGCAGCCGTTCGTCTTCGACGGGCTGAACTTCGACGTCCTCCACACCCCCGGCCACAGCCCCGGCGGGGTCTGCCTGCGGCACGGGGAGGTCATGTGGGTGGGGGATACCCTTTTTCAGGGCTCCATCGGGCGGACCGATCTCTTCGGGGGCTCCCTCGAGGAACTGACCCAATCGATTCGCGGTAAACTGTTTTCGCTGCCGGGAGCCACTCGCTGTTTTCCCGGCCATGGACCGGCAACGACGCTTGACGCCGAACAACGGACCAATCCGTTCGTCGGTGACGCGGCGATCGCGGCCGGCGGACAGGACATCTCATGAGCGAAAGCCTCAGCCTCATCATTACCGGTCTGGCAGCCGCCTTCATCGGCGGGTTCTTCGGCTGGCTTCTGAACAATCGCTTCGGCGTGCGTTCGCTGGCCGCCACCAAGATGCGCACCGACGAACAGCTCCGCAGCGCGCGACGAGCGTCGGAGAAGCTGCGACGCCGGGTCGAGCTCGAAGCGAAGGAATCGATCCTGGGTCAGAAGGAGAAGTTCGATCGCGACCTGCGGTCGCGTAAGGGACAGCTCGCGAAGCGCGAACGGGATATCAGCGCCGCGCAGCAAGGGCTTCAGGATACCGAGGGCCAGCTGAAGCGTGAGGAAGAGAAGCTGACACAACGGCAGGCGGCGATGAACGATCTCGAGGCCGCCGCCCAGGGCAAACTCGAAGAGGCGGAGCGCACCTTCGACGAGCAGACCGACAAGCTGGCATCGGTGTCGGGGATGACCCGCGAAGAAGCCCGCCGACAGCTGCTGGCCAACCTGAAGGTCCAGGCCCGCCTCGACGCCGTCACGATGGTCAAGGAGATCCGTGACGAGGCCCGCAAGGGGGCCGATGCCGAGGCGCAGCGGATCCTGGCGATGGCCGTCGAACGGGCGGCTTCGGATTTCAGCTCGGAGCGGACCATCAGCATGTTCGACCTCCCCGAGGGCAGCGACCTCAAGGGCCGCATCATCGGACAGGAAGGCAAGAACATCCGCGCGTTCGAGGCGGCCACCGGGATCCAGCTGTTGATCGACGAGGAGGCCAACAAGATCACGCTGTCGGGATACAACCCGGTCAAGCGCGAGATCGCCCGTCGCGTCCTGACGACTCTGGTCAAGGACGGGCATATCCATCCGAAGCGAATCGACGACCTGACGAAGCGCAACACGCGACGACTCGACGACGAGATGCGCAAGGCCGGGCAGGAGACCGTCAAGGAGTTGAAACTCAAGAAGGTCCACCCCGAGATCGTCAAGCTGCTGGGTCGCCTGCGCTACCGAACCTCTTACGGGCAGAACGTCCTCAACCACTCGAAGGAGGTCGCCTACCTCACCGGTATGTTGGCGGCGGAGTTGCGTCTCGACGAGCGCGAGGCTCGACGGGCTGGACTGTTACACGACATCGGTAAGGCGATCGACTACGAGCGCGAGGGGACTCATCCGGAGATCGGTGCCGAGGTGGCAACCCAGTGCGGCGAGTCCGACGCCGTTGTCAACGCGATCGCGTCCCATCATGAAGATTGTGAGATGACGACACCGATCTCGGTGCTGGTGTCGGCGGCCGATTCGCTCTCCGGCGCAAGACCCGGCGCGCGACGCAAGACCGTCGCGGAGTACATCAAGCGGATCGAGAAGCTCGAAGAACTGGCCAACGACATGAAGGGTGTCGATCAGTCGTACGCGATTCAGGCGGGTCGAGAGATCCGTGTCATCGCGAAGTCCCGTCAAACCGACGATGCCCAGGTCGAGATGATCGCCTCCGATCTGGCCGGCAAGATTCAGTCGGAGATGGACTATCCCGGGAAGGTCAAGGTGACGGTCATCCGCGAGCTGCGGGCCGTCGAGCACGCTCGTTGACGGGCGGTTCCGGCGCGTTGCTGACGTCCTCCGTCGGTGCGGCCCTCCTGACCGGGATCTTCCATACGCTGATTCCCGACCACTGGTTACCCTTCGCCCTCATCGGCCGCGCGCGGGGTTGGTCGGGGTGGCGTACCGGTTGGGTCGCCGTCGCGTCCGGCATCCTGCACGTGATGCTGTCGATCGTCCTGGCCCTCTTGGCTCTTGGCGCCGGTCGTTCGACGGCCTCCTTCTGGGGCGAGACCCTCGAACAGGCAGGCCCGTATCTGTTGATCGTCTTCGGCCTGCTGTACGCGCTCTGGTCCTGGCGCAAGGGCGGCCACTTCCACCCCGGTGGCGACTGGGTCCATGGGGCCGATGCCGGGCATCACTGTAGTGGAGACGAGGGACCGTCCCACCCGGAGCATCTGCATTACCACGCCGATGAGGGTTGGATTCGAAACAAATCCAGTCTCGGGGCGTGGGCCCTGGCGCTCCTGGTCGGTGCCAACCCGTGTGTGCTCTTGATGCCGATCGTCGTCGCTGCAGACGGTAACGGACGGGTCGCGATGACCGCCGTGCTGCTCTCCTACGCGATCCCGACCATCTTGTTGATGGGTGGGTTGTCGGCGTTTGCCGTCGCTCGGTTGCGTGCAATCAAGCTTCCCGCCGGCGTGCGATTCATGGAGCCGGTTAGCGGGCTCCTCGTCGCGGTTGTAGGAGTCGTTGTCCTGCTGATCCATCGGTTAGCGGGGTGAATCTACGGAACGCCACTGTCGCCGACGCGGCGGCGTGTCTCGCGACCTACGGGCCGATCGTTCGCGACACTGCGATCTCTTTCGAACTCGAGGTCCCGGATAGGAAAACGTTCACCGAGCGGATCGCGGTGGCGTTGGATCGTTACGCCTGGCTCGTGGCCGAAGACGACGACGGCCTGCTGGGTTACGCGTACGCCACCGCCCACCGAGATCGCGAGGCGTATCGGTATGCCGTCGAGACCTCGGTCTACGTAGGGGAAGCTCGCCGACGGGGTGGAGTGGGAAAAGCGCTTTACCATCGATTGTTCGAGGTGATCGCCGACCGCGGTTTCTACAACGCGTACGCCGGTGTAACCGTTCCCAATCCCGCCAGTCTCGCGTTTCACAAGGCGTGTGGGTTCGTGGAGATCGGGGTCTTTCCCGCCGTCGGCTTCAAGCTCGGCGCGTGGCAGGATGTATCCTGGTGGCATCGCAATCTGAGAACCGGAACACCGGAGGACTGACGCCATGACCTGCATCCACAGCGCGCCCAACGGTTTCGAGGTCCACAACCTGAAGAACGTTCTGGAGGCCAGCGGCATCCGCTGCGAAGTTCGTGGCGAGTTTCGCAAGTCCGGCGCCGGTGAGTTGCCTCTCAACGAGTGCTGGGTTGAGTTGTGGCTACTGGATGACGCGCGGATGGACGAGGCCAAGAAACTGTTGGTCGATTTACAGCGGACGGATCGGGCGGACTGGACCTGTAAGGGCTGCGGCGAGTCGGTGGAGGGGCAGTTCAGCCGCTGCTGGAACTGCGGCCATACTGCGGACGACGAGTCCTGAGGTCTGCTAAAGTGACTCTCCGAATTACCAAGAGGATGCGATGAGTCAAGACCTTCTCACCAAGGAAAATATCGAGTATCAGCAACGAGCCCGGGAGGTCGCCGACAAGGCGATGCGTCCGGTGGCGGCCAAGTATGACGTCGCCCAGGAGTATCCGTGGGAGGTTCAGCGCGCCATCCGCGAGGCCGGACTCTCCGGTGTCTGGATTCCCAAGGAGTACGGCGGCGAGGACGGCGGCGTCCTGAACCTGTGCCTCGTGGTGGAGGAGTTCTCCCGTGCCTGTGGTGGCATGGGTGTGGGATACGCCGTCAATGCGCTCGGCACATTTCCGCTGATCGTCGGTGGCACCGAGGAACAGAGACAGCGCTGGCTCCCCGACGTGGCGTCGGGTGAGAAGCTCGTGGCGTTCGGCCTCTCGGAGAAGGACGCCGGGTCCGATGCCGGTGGGATGACGACTCGGGCGGAGTTGGACGGAGATCACTATGTCCTCAACGGTGAGAAGAAGTGGAACACCGGTGGGGCCGTGGCCTCGCTCAACACGATCTTCTGCGTGACGACTCCCGATCGTGGAGCCCGTGGCGTGTCGGCCATCGTCGTCGACAAGGACACGCCGGGTTATCGCGTGGGCAAGCACGAAGACAAGATGGGGATCCGCTGTGTACCGGTCGTCGAGATCCATCTCGAGGATTGCCGGGTGCCCGCGGCCAACCTGTTGGGTGGGCTCGAGGGGCGTGGCTTCAAGCACGCGATGATGACCCTGGACCTGGCCCGACCCGGGGTGGCGGCTCAGGCTGTCGGTCTGGCACAGGGCGCACTGGACCTGGCCATCCAGTACACCGGCAAGCGTAAGCAGTTCGGTCAGTCCATCAGTTCGTTCCAGGGGATCCAGTGGATGCTTGCCGACATGGCAACCCAGATCGAGGCGGCTCGCCAGCTGGTCCATGCGGCGGCCCGTGGTGCCGACGCAGGCTCCAAGCACAACTCCAAGCGAGCCGCGATGTGCAAGCTGTTCGCCACCGACATGGCGATGAAGGTCACCACCGACGCCGTGCAACTGTTCGGTGGCTACGGCTATATCAAGGACTACCCCATCGAGAAGT
Encoded proteins:
- a CDS encoding metallopeptidase family protein, coding for MEQTPDPDLQVVTAIYEALDREQPEAAIRLAEIALSGAGADDPVLRFLAGIAHIELGAAAEAVEHLRRAVELDEEDTEFRANLAHALFASCRFEESQTQCIQVLEQDGHNPDGHMVSGLLLERGGDLNAADDAFAEAHRLDPQGYPLPVRLEAAEFETILELAMTALPESVRGALDEVVVSVEPLPDDEALQADDGTLDPELLGLFVGVPRSESNSSMGPGHAPARILIFKRNLERCFTERAQLGEEIARTLYHELGHYLGLDEDDLEERDLQ
- the typA gene encoding translational GTPase TypA — translated: MSQERRQDIRNLAIIAHVDHGKTTLVDAMLWQSGIFRENQEVAERVMDSGDLEREKGITIMAKNTAIVYRETKINIVDTPGHADFGGEVERTLKMVDGVMLLVDASEGPLPQTRFVLRKAFEAGLTPIVVINKIDRKDARSDEVLNEVYDLFIDLDATEEQLEFPVLYTDARKGICRVTADGEDQTLVPLLEQILKTTPPPIYDPEEVTQFLLTMLDYDDYLGRLALGRLFNGKLRKGMQVAHCRVDGTIETRRLTSLFGFDGLRRVEIEEAGPGDLVQVAGLEGANIGETLSDPDNPKPLPPIKVEEPTLAMVLAVNDSPTAGLEGKHVTSRKLRERLFKEILINVSIRVEETDSPDAFRLSGRGELQLAILVEMMRREGYELTVGKPEILTHEEDGKTMEPMELMVVDCPEEHIGVVTEKLGTRKGRMTKMVNHGSGRVRMEFRVPARGLLGFRTEFLSDTKGSGIMNHIFDGYDVWQGNIPHRMTGALVADRPGRVTAYAVEHLQSRGTIFVAPGDSVYEGMIVGENSRPDDLDVNIIKEKKLTNMRASSSDATMRLIPPKTMSLEQTLEFIKDDELVEVTPKAFRLRKKILRANARQRKS
- a CDS encoding MBL fold metallo-hydrolase, with protein sequence MSGSLEVLCHTVGPFVENCYLMVGPSGKKAAIVDPGVETEFLADELDRRGLELEWIINTHAHLDHVACNHFFKERTNAPIILHRDDLPLLKELPRQGEMFGIQVKPSPAPDAWFEEGQPFVFDGLNFDVLHTPGHSPGGVCLRHGEVMWVGDTLFQGSIGRTDLFGGSLEELTQSIRGKLFSLPGATRCFPGHGPATTLDAEQRTNPFVGDAAIAAGGQDIS
- the rny gene encoding ribonuclease Y, with the protein product MSESLSLIITGLAAAFIGGFFGWLLNNRFGVRSLAATKMRTDEQLRSARRASEKLRRRVELEAKESILGQKEKFDRDLRSRKGQLAKRERDISAAQQGLQDTEGQLKREEEKLTQRQAAMNDLEAAAQGKLEEAERTFDEQTDKLASVSGMTREEARRQLLANLKVQARLDAVTMVKEIRDEARKGADAEAQRILAMAVERAASDFSSERTISMFDLPEGSDLKGRIIGQEGKNIRAFEAATGIQLLIDEEANKITLSGYNPVKREIARRVLTTLVKDGHIHPKRIDDLTKRNTRRLDDEMRKAGQETVKELKLKKVHPEIVKLLGRLRYRTSYGQNVLNHSKEVAYLTGMLAAELRLDEREARRAGLLHDIGKAIDYEREGTHPEIGAEVATQCGESDAVVNAIASHHEDCEMTTPISVLVSAADSLSGARPGARRKTVAEYIKRIEKLEELANDMKGVDQSYAIQAGREIRVIAKSRQTDDAQVEMIASDLAGKIQSEMDYPGKVKVTVIRELRAVEHAR
- a CDS encoding GNAT family N-acetyltransferase, with the translated sequence MNLRNATVADAAACLATYGPIVRDTAISFELEVPDRKTFTERIAVALDRYAWLVAEDDDGLLGYAYATAHRDREAYRYAVETSVYVGEARRRGGVGKALYHRLFEVIADRGFYNAYAGVTVPNPASLAFHKACGFVEIGVFPAVGFKLGAWQDVSWWHRNLRTGTPED
- a CDS encoding DUF2007 domain-containing protein; its protein translation is MTCIHSAPNGFEVHNLKNVLEASGIRCEVRGEFRKSGAGELPLNECWVELWLLDDARMDEAKKLLVDLQRTDRADWTCKGCGESVEGQFSRCWNCGHTADDES
- a CDS encoding acyl-CoA dehydrogenase family protein; translated protein: MSQDLLTKENIEYQQRAREVADKAMRPVAAKYDVAQEYPWEVQRAIREAGLSGVWIPKEYGGEDGGVLNLCLVVEEFSRACGGMGVGYAVNALGTFPLIVGGTEEQRQRWLPDVASGEKLVAFGLSEKDAGSDAGGMTTRAELDGDHYVLNGEKKWNTGGAVASLNTIFCVTTPDRGARGVSAIVVDKDTPGYRVGKHEDKMGIRCVPVVEIHLEDCRVPAANLLGGLEGRGFKHAMMTLDLARPGVAAQAVGLAQGALDLAIQYTGKRKQFGQSISSFQGIQWMLADMATQIEAARQLVHAAARGADAGSKHNSKRAAMCKLFATDMAMKVTTDAVQLFGGYGYIKDYPIEKYMRDAKITQIYEGTNQIQRLVIARALLREAASAAEGEEG